In a single window of the Chionomys nivalis chromosome 11, mChiNiv1.1, whole genome shotgun sequence genome:
- the Fam167b gene encoding protein FAM167B, which produces MSLEPLKFQAVGEDEEDEEESLDSVKALTAKLQLQTRRPSYLEWTARVQSRAWCRVQARPEPERPGAICGFDSMDSALEWLRKELQEMRAQDRQLAGQLLKLRAQLHRLKVDQACHLHQELLDEAELELELESGIGLALAPPLRHLGLTRMNITARRFTLC; this is translated from the exons ATGTCCCTGGAGCCACTCAAGTTCCAGGCAGtgggggaggatgaggaggatgaggaggagagcTTAGATTCTGTGAAGGCATTGACAGCCAAGCTTCAGCTCCAGACCCGAAGACCCTCATATCTGGAGTGGACTGCCAGAGTCCAGAGCCGGGCCTGGTGCAGAGTCCAAGCCAGACCGGAGCCAGAAAGACCTGGAGCCATCTGTGGCTTCGACTCCATGGATTCTGCACTTGAGTGGCTCAGAAAGGAGCTG CAGGAGATGCGTGCTCAGGACCGGCAGCTGGCGGGGCAGCTGCTGAAGCTGCGGGCCCAGCTGCACCGACTGAAAGTGGACCAAGCCTGTCACCTGCACCAGGAGCTGCTGGATGAGgcagagctggagctggagctcgAGTCTGGGATTGGCCTGGCTCTGGCCCCACCACTGCGGCATCTGGGACTCACGCGCATGAACATCACTGCCAGGCGCTTCACCCTCTGTTGA